From Arcticibacter tournemirensis, one genomic window encodes:
- a CDS encoding MauE/DoxX family redox-associated membrane protein, whose translation MKIKQWILEISAYLAALLFLYTAASKLADLAKFQHQLNNQVFGNQYTPFLTYAIPLSELAVTILLVWPKIRVYGFAVFTCMMAAFTLYVALVTANYFDRIPCGCATAFEHLSWSWHLAINIFFTLLGGGGLILQLIENKTRVQAGASKYSLREDQEKAENLQKRVSTS comes from the coding sequence ATGAAAATAAAACAATGGATCCTTGAAATCTCAGCATACCTGGCGGCCCTGCTGTTTTTGTATACAGCCGCCAGCAAGCTCGCTGATCTGGCGAAATTCCAGCATCAGCTCAACAACCAGGTGTTCGGCAACCAGTATACGCCGTTTCTTACCTACGCGATACCGCTGTCTGAACTGGCCGTTACCATTCTCCTGGTATGGCCGAAAATCCGGGTGTACGGTTTTGCAGTGTTCACATGCATGATGGCGGCATTCACCCTCTATGTTGCACTGGTGACCGCAAATTACTTTGACCGCATTCCCTGCGGCTGCGCCACGGCCTTCGAACACCTTTCCTGGAGCTGGCACCTGGCAATCAATATCTTTTTCACGCTGCTTGGCGGCGGCGGTCTTATACTTCAATTAATAGAAAACAAAACCCGGGTACAGGCCGGGGCCTCAAAATATTCTTTGCGCGAAGATCAGGAGAAAGCTGAAAACCTGCAGAAAAGAGTAAGCACAAGTTAA
- a CDS encoding TlpA family protein disulfide reductase produces MKRSMIKIHLISKALVAYSLCCLPFALSGQPGSAASKGASIRVYLPEAGAEDTIRYVGFRHTFTDVTDLNQEHTEAYPVREGAGYFVFRIPSLDRPGYFSLLENSRAGKLREFIQIISMYLMEPGDDVVLRAEKDTSYRPEEHLVRASGLGMVPEVEAFGTKYQKEYRLEFSGRGAAKYRIRYALDKLAERGGSNYDGLIHAGLTLIDQSRDSLSRMAYDLLRADFVGRLELLKVKTGEYRDSLSVSGKRYPDSLFPDTVIALSASFPQFIIQRDAGISGEKHNSTDMLKRLTGTYPPGLLRDKLLTIFLLNNNEFLPEKTVEHAVSLVADAFYAGELRKLRSHLNPGTPAFDFLLPDTSGRAIRLSDFRGKVVFVDFWFTGCGGCAAYYKNVVSKVEQQFEKNPDVVFISVSVDRTREKWLNGLRSGSYTSSKVLNVYTGGQGSLHRVIKHYGITAYPRPFLIDKKGKIYSGKMEELYSGGPEILAATIIRALKK; encoded by the coding sequence ATGAAAAGGAGCATGATAAAGATCCATTTAATAAGCAAAGCTCTGGTTGCTTACAGCCTGTGCTGCCTTCCGTTCGCCTTAAGCGGGCAGCCAGGCAGCGCGGCTTCAAAGGGGGCTTCGATTCGCGTGTATCTCCCTGAGGCAGGCGCGGAGGATACCATCAGGTACGTGGGTTTCAGGCATACCTTTACAGATGTAACGGACTTAAACCAGGAGCATACAGAGGCTTACCCGGTACGGGAGGGCGCCGGGTATTTCGTGTTCCGGATTCCATCTCTTGACCGTCCCGGATACTTTTCCCTTCTGGAGAACAGCAGGGCCGGTAAGCTGCGTGAGTTTATCCAGATCATCAGCATGTACCTTATGGAGCCGGGTGATGATGTGGTGCTGCGGGCTGAAAAGGATACCTCTTACAGGCCTGAGGAACATCTGGTCAGGGCCTCGGGACTTGGAATGGTCCCCGAAGTGGAGGCCTTCGGTACCAAATACCAAAAGGAGTATCGTTTGGAATTTTCAGGACGCGGTGCGGCTAAATATCGCATCCGGTATGCGCTCGACAAACTGGCTGAAAGGGGAGGTTCCAATTATGACGGGCTTATACATGCAGGCTTAACACTGATAGACCAAAGCCGCGACAGCCTGAGCCGGATGGCATACGATTTGTTGCGCGCCGATTTTGTGGGCAGGCTGGAGCTGCTAAAAGTGAAAACCGGGGAGTACCGCGACTCGCTTTCGGTATCCGGCAAGCGGTATCCCGACTCGCTTTTTCCTGATACGGTTATCGCACTGTCAGCATCATTCCCTCAGTTCATTATTCAAAGGGATGCCGGAATCAGTGGGGAAAAGCACAATAGCACGGATATGCTGAAAAGGCTGACAGGTACCTACCCTCCGGGCCTGCTGCGGGATAAGCTGCTGACCATTTTTTTGCTGAACAATAATGAATTTCTGCCGGAAAAAACGGTAGAGCATGCGGTAAGCCTGGTCGCCGACGCGTTTTATGCCGGAGAGCTCCGCAAACTGAGGTCGCATTTGAACCCCGGAACCCCGGCTTTTGACTTTCTGCTTCCCGATACATCGGGGAGGGCGATCCGGTTGAGTGACTTCAGGGGGAAAGTGGTGTTTGTTGATTTCTGGTTTACGGGATGCGGGGGATGTGCCGCTTATTATAAAAATGTGGTTTCGAAAGTGGAACAGCAGTTTGAGAAGAACCCGGACGTCGTCTTCATTTCTGTTTCAGTGGACCGCACCCGGGAAAAGTGGCTGAATGGATTAAGAAGCGGATCCTATACCTCTTCAAAAGTGCTGAACGTATATACCGGCGGGCAGGGAAGCCTGCACCGGGTAATAAAACATTACGGAATTACGGCCTATCCGCGGCCATTTCTGATCGATAAGAAGGGGAAGATCTACAGTGGTAAAATGGAGGAATTGTATAGCGGCGGACCTGAAATACTGGCGGCGACCATTATCCGGGCGCTGAAAAAGTAG
- a CDS encoding RagB/SusD family nutrient uptake outer membrane protein produces MKTDKILLLMVLVLLSGCSKIDDWLDVKQNKNDLVPVKLSDFQALLDYELMFRYYPSIGLVGADNYYVTDANWKSVTLTEQNAYIWKKDIYEGAPSSDWNYAYQRISYANIVLDGIQKVAVAPDNQAEWDRVKGQALFFRAFSFYGLLQTFARPYDPQTAASDPGIPLLLTSDINVKVSRPKVSESYGQVLKDLLEAESLLPLLPAELTRPSGIAAQALLAKVYLTMGNYDKALEYSSKVLQQRKYLYDFQGLTVSNSRQFPVVSGRPSEILLYAESVNYGIITVDWYAIADPALYNQYAGGDLRKTIFFRDYGAGKITFKGSYTGNFSPFAGIATNEVYLINAEAKVRMNDIQGGLSVLNDLLGHRFAAGAFEPYSAADATSALQLIINERRKELPFTGQLRWEDLRRLNPDPRFAKRLTRRVNGQEYSLDPGDPRYVYPIPENELKYNPMEQNER; encoded by the coding sequence ATGAAAACAGACAAGATACTTTTACTGATGGTGCTGGTCCTGCTTAGCGGCTGCAGCAAGATAGACGACTGGCTGGATGTTAAACAGAATAAGAACGACCTGGTGCCGGTAAAGCTGAGCGACTTTCAGGCCCTGCTCGACTACGAACTGATGTTCCGCTATTATCCCTCAATCGGCCTGGTGGGCGCAGATAACTACTATGTTACGGATGCGAACTGGAAAAGCGTAACGCTCACCGAGCAGAATGCTTATATCTGGAAGAAGGACATCTATGAAGGGGCTCCATCCTCCGACTGGAACTATGCATATCAGCGGATCAGCTATGCCAATATCGTGCTCGACGGAATTCAGAAAGTGGCGGTGGCGCCCGATAACCAGGCGGAGTGGGACCGGGTGAAGGGGCAGGCCCTCTTTTTCAGGGCTTTTTCGTTTTACGGACTTCTCCAGACTTTTGCCCGGCCATATGATCCGCAAACAGCGGCGTCCGACCCGGGCATCCCGCTGCTGCTCACTTCGGATATCAATGTGAAGGTATCCCGCCCGAAGGTCAGCGAGAGCTACGGCCAGGTACTGAAGGACTTGCTGGAAGCCGAAAGCTTGCTGCCGCTGCTGCCTGCTGAACTGACGCGCCCCTCGGGGATCGCTGCGCAGGCGCTGCTGGCCAAGGTGTACCTCACGATGGGCAATTATGACAAAGCGCTGGAATACTCCTCGAAGGTATTGCAGCAGCGCAAGTACCTGTATGATTTTCAGGGCCTGACGGTGTCCAATTCCAGGCAGTTCCCGGTGGTCTCCGGCCGTCCGTCCGAAATCCTCCTGTACGCTGAGAGCGTGAACTATGGCATTATCACGGTTGACTGGTACGCCATTGCCGATCCTGCCCTTTACAACCAGTATGCCGGCGGAGATCTCCGGAAGACGATATTCTTCCGCGACTACGGGGCTGGGAAGATCACCTTTAAGGGTTCCTATACCGGTAACTTCAGCCCGTTTGCCGGCATTGCCACCAATGAAGTGTACCTGATCAACGCCGAGGCTAAAGTGAGGATGAACGATATCCAGGGCGGATTGTCGGTACTCAACGACCTGCTCGGACATCGTTTTGCCGCTGGTGCCTTTGAGCCCTATTCTGCCGCAGATGCCACTTCAGCGCTTCAGCTCATTATCAATGAGCGGCGGAAGGAGCTTCCCTTTACCGGGCAGCTGCGGTGGGAAGACCTGAGGCGGCTCAACCCTGATCCGCGTTTCGCTAAACGCCTTACCCGCAGGGTCAACGGGCAGGAGTATTCGCTTGATCCGGGAGACCCGAGGTATGTATACCCTATCCCTGAAAATGAGCTGAAGTATAACCCCATGGAACAAAACGAACGGTAA
- a CDS encoding SusC/RagA family TonB-linked outer membrane protein, producing MKAKNSLRGFFCPWLTYYILNIRSWLLKPGKKKTSPDDSSAQGKFILLFYFFLIILFSLMAVVDTYAQSAQTISGKVTDEKGEGLAGAIIKLKGTTLATSSGKEGTFQIKAPFANPTLIITFIGYQPQEIPLKPGHTFLSVSLSPDSTQLNEVQIVSTGYQQIPKERATGSFVQINNELFNRRVSTNVLERLDGVASGVLFNTNQSSSSEPFNIRGRSTLLTNGTSKGAADPLIVLDNFTYEGDIKNINPNDIESITLLKDAAAASIWGSRSGNGVVVITTKKGRANQPLHISFNSNLTVAEKPDLYYSRNFISASDYIDAETALYGKGYFNSDLTNSSGYPVVSPLIEILGNQQLSDTEKEQPTAVLREQDVRRDYMKYMYQKSINQQYSLALRGGSKNFSYTLSTGYDRNRSYLVRNGNERVTLNSLSTYKPLDKLEITAGILYSRFASDNNNNVFMGTFAAGGKYNTIFPYARLAAEDGSPLPVIKGYRQRYKESMEARGLPDWSYRPLEELNLAGNTSRLQDLLLRAGLKYTIGAGFTSELLYQQERQSGSSRNLQLQQSYEVRNYINRFASINTSTGLITYNFPKGDILNLRQSELSSYNLRGQLNYDHLFAGQHALNGLMGFELKESKTDGYDRSYYGYDNEYGTSVTNLDFKNPYPTNPSGSSVLPALNSLVPGTVNRYVSYYANMGYTYKGRYTLTASARQDGANIFGVKTNDKVTPLWSAGMGWTISREAFYHSGLLPLLKLRASYGYNGNVYNASALLTARYIGNNVLGLPYSVVNRPPNPGLSWERVKNVNIGLDFESAGNRVSGTVEFFRKEGKDLIEDIPLAPSRGFSSFRGNGASTSTKGLDLTLNTVNLKGKWNWKSVVLFSYASDKVTAFDQSYNNTQLTQASFLIPVTGKSLFGVYSYTWRGLDPETGDPVGVLNGEESRDWEKIITTTPADSLVYSGSSKPKIYGSVMNSLSWRKWSVSVNILFRLGYFFRKETTSLNYADVISMPRAGFGDRWQQPGDELFTSVPSAVYPSNNNRSDFYRFAEVNIEKGDHIRLQDVSLTYMLSRKLSFYMYAANLGILWKATKTDIDPDFPSYDFVSPRTFSFGVKASF from the coding sequence AGAGGGGCTCGCCGGCGCCATCATCAAACTAAAAGGCACCACGCTTGCCACCAGTTCAGGTAAGGAGGGGACCTTCCAAATCAAAGCCCCCTTCGCTAACCCCACATTGATTATTACCTTCATCGGCTACCAGCCCCAGGAAATCCCCCTGAAACCAGGGCACACGTTCCTTTCTGTTTCGCTAAGCCCTGACAGTACACAGCTCAATGAAGTGCAGATCGTCAGCACCGGCTACCAGCAGATCCCCAAAGAACGGGCAACAGGCAGTTTTGTGCAAATCAATAACGAACTGTTTAACCGCCGGGTTTCCACCAATGTCCTGGAAAGGCTGGACGGAGTAGCCAGCGGGGTATTATTCAACACCAACCAGTCATCAAGCTCCGAACCCTTCAACATCCGGGGGCGAAGCACCCTGCTCACGAACGGCACTTCAAAAGGGGCGGCAGACCCGTTGATCGTACTGGACAACTTTACCTATGAAGGGGATATCAAGAACATCAACCCGAACGATATAGAAAGCATCACCTTACTGAAAGATGCGGCAGCAGCTTCCATCTGGGGTTCGCGCTCCGGAAACGGGGTGGTGGTAATAACCACCAAAAAAGGAAGGGCGAACCAGCCCCTGCACATCAGCTTCAACAGCAACCTGACGGTGGCGGAGAAACCGGATTTGTACTACAGCCGCAACTTCATCAGCGCTTCCGACTATATCGATGCCGAAACAGCACTTTACGGAAAAGGCTATTTCAATTCCGACCTGACAAACAGCTCCGGCTACCCGGTGGTTTCGCCGCTTATCGAGATCCTGGGAAACCAGCAGCTTTCCGACACCGAAAAGGAGCAGCCAACCGCAGTCCTGAGGGAACAGGATGTGCGCAGGGACTACATGAAATACATGTATCAGAAAAGCATAAACCAGCAATATTCCCTGGCCCTGAGAGGCGGCAGTAAAAACTTCTCTTACACCCTGTCCACCGGCTACGACCGCAACCGGAGTTACCTGGTAAGGAACGGCAACGAGCGGGTAACGCTGAACTCCCTGAGCACCTATAAGCCGCTCGATAAATTAGAAATTACCGCCGGGATCCTGTATTCCCGCTTCGCCAGCGACAATAATAACAATGTCTTTATGGGGACGTTTGCCGCAGGCGGAAAGTACAATACCATTTTTCCTTATGCCCGGCTTGCCGCTGAGGACGGCAGCCCCCTGCCGGTAATCAAGGGATACCGGCAGCGGTATAAGGAGAGCATGGAGGCCAGGGGGCTGCCCGACTGGAGCTACCGCCCGCTTGAAGAGCTGAACCTTGCCGGTAATACCAGCCGCCTGCAGGACCTGCTGCTGAGGGCCGGCCTGAAGTACACGATCGGCGCCGGCTTTACCTCGGAGTTGCTCTACCAGCAGGAGCGGCAGTCGGGGTCGTCCAGGAACCTCCAGCTTCAGCAGTCCTACGAGGTGAGGAACTATATCAACCGGTTTGCTTCCATCAATACCAGTACCGGGCTGATTACCTATAACTTCCCCAAAGGCGACATCCTGAACCTGAGGCAATCCGAGCTCTCCTCTTACAACCTCAGGGGCCAGCTGAACTACGATCATCTTTTTGCCGGGCAGCACGCCCTGAACGGCCTGATGGGATTTGAACTGAAGGAAAGCAAAACGGATGGCTATGACCGCAGCTATTACGGCTACGACAATGAATACGGCACCTCGGTTACCAACCTCGATTTCAAGAATCCCTATCCCACCAACCCCTCCGGATCAAGCGTGCTGCCTGCCCTGAACAGCCTTGTACCCGGCACGGTCAACCGCTATGTCTCTTATTACGCCAATATGGGCTATACCTACAAGGGCCGGTATACGCTGACGGCAAGCGCCCGGCAGGACGGGGCCAATATTTTTGGGGTGAAAACCAATGACAAGGTCACCCCTTTGTGGTCTGCCGGAATGGGCTGGACGATCAGCCGCGAGGCTTTCTATCATTCGGGCCTGCTGCCCTTGCTGAAGCTGAGGGCCAGCTACGGGTATAACGGCAACGTGTATAATGCCAGCGCCCTGCTTACGGCGCGGTATATCGGCAATAACGTCCTGGGCCTGCCATACTCGGTAGTGAACCGGCCGCCAAACCCCGGCTTAAGCTGGGAGCGGGTGAAGAATGTAAATATCGGACTGGATTTTGAAAGTGCCGGCAACCGCGTTTCGGGGACGGTAGAGTTCTTCCGGAAAGAGGGGAAGGACTTGATCGAGGACATTCCGCTTGCGCCCTCCCGGGGTTTTTCGTCCTTCAGGGGCAATGGCGCCAGTACAAGTACCAAAGGACTGGACCTTACTCTTAACACGGTGAACCTGAAAGGGAAATGGAACTGGAAGTCGGTCGTCCTGTTCAGCTACGCATCCGACAAGGTCACCGCCTTTGACCAGTCGTACAACAATACGCAGCTCACGCAGGCCTCCTTTCTGATCCCGGTAACCGGTAAATCGCTGTTCGGCGTTTACAGCTACACCTGGAGAGGGCTCGACCCGGAAACCGGCGATCCGGTTGGTGTTTTGAACGGGGAGGAGAGCAGGGACTGGGAGAAGATCATTACCACGACCCCTGCCGACAGCCTGGTCTACAGCGGATCCTCCAAACCAAAGATCTACGGCTCGGTGATGAACTCGCTTTCCTGGCGAAAGTGGTCTGTATCGGTCAATATCCTGTTCAGGCTGGGCTATTTCTTCCGCAAAGAAACCACGTCGCTCAACTATGCCGACGTGATCAGCATGCCGCGTGCCGGATTCGGCGACCGCTGGCAGCAGCCGGGCGATGAGCTCTTCACCAGTGTCCCTTCTGCCGTTTATCCTTCGAATAACAACAGGAGCGACTTTTACAGGTTCGCGGAGGTAAACATCGAAAAGGGCGATCATATCCGGCTGCAGGACGTCAGCCTGACTTACATGCTCAGCAGGAAGCTGTCCTTCTATATGTATGCCGCCAACCTGGGAATCCTTTGGAAAGCCACCAAAACGGACATTGACCCCGATTTTCCCTCTTACGATTTCGTGTCGCCCCGTACCTTCTCATTCGGTGTTAAAGCCTCCTTTTAA